A genomic window from Nicotiana sylvestris chromosome 11, ASM39365v2, whole genome shotgun sequence includes:
- the LOC138881952 gene encoding uncharacterized protein translates to MRSKLAVENGAAQGGESYFKQLSGNIILALGDALYSEPETKLCAYILRSLGNCLQICGPLLNEEQVCSIIGDIKHVITEISRRKGELTERAKSKDFDVEAAELLREEREQEDEVFENVGHILVTLIETFKAAFLPFFYELSSYLMPSESKDKTAAERITCFFIFDKLVEYCGEEALKYFNIYLPFLLEARNDEIPLVRQNALFGLGLCAEYAGSVFRPFVGEALPRINVVIMHFRAREVENELAYDNAISALDKILQFHRETIDSAQIIPAWLNSLPIKGDLDGAKFVHDQLCSMVERSDRELFFFFFTTKMNKLL, encoded by the exons ATGAGAT CTAAACTGGCGGTAGAGAATGGGGCTGCTCAAGGTGGAGAGTCATACTTCAAGCAGTTGTCTGGCAATATAATATTGGCTCTGGGAGACGCTTTATATTCG GAGCCTGAGACAAAATTATGTGCATATATATTGCGTTCATTGGGTAACTGCCTACAG ATCTGCGGACCACTTCTCAATGAAGAACAGGTCTGTAGCATCATTGGTGATATAAAGCACGTCATCACGGAAATTTCACGCAGAAAAGGAGAACTTACAGAGAGAGCAAAATCAAAAGACTTTGATGTTGAGGCTGCTGAACTGTTGAGGGAGGAAAGAGagcaagaagatgaagtttttGAAAAT GTTGGTCACATATTGGTTACATTGATCGAAACATTCAAGGCTGCTTTCTTGCCTTTTTTTTATGAGCTTTCATCATATCTAATGCCTAGTGAG AGCAAGGATAAAACAGCTGCAGAGAGAATTACATGTTTTTTCATCTTTGATAAACTTGTGGAGTATTGCGGCGAAGAAGCTCTAAA GTACTTTAATATatatcttccttttcttttggagGCAAGAAACGACGAAATCCCACTTGTTAGACAG AATGCGCTTTTTGGACTTGGGCTTTGTGCGGAATACGCTGGTTCTGTTTTCAGACCTTTTGTTGGAG AGGCTCTTCCAAGGATCAATGTGGTGATAATGCATTTTCGGGCTCGTGAAGTTGAGAATGAACTTGCATATGATAATGCTATTTCTGCACTTGATAAGATATTGCAGTTTCATCGGGAGACTATTGACTCAGCACAG ATTATTCCAGCTTGGTTGAATTCTCTGCctataaaaggtgacttggatgGAGCCAAATTTGTTCATGACCAACTTTGTTCAATGGTTGAAAG GTCAGACAgagagctttttttttttttttttaccacaAAAATGAACAAACTATTATAA
- the LOC104233014 gene encoding uncharacterized protein isoform X1, which yields MLTDAMSNSENVLAQDVLSFFTKLAKNEPRFLRTQLADVVNTMFEIAEAKSLKEPTRHMAVSFVLKLLEGKEKALGMLQKLPWFTNTFLEILFNLLLDIKDEPHWHTAETNNENAGVTKGYYFGCSGLEQLSKALGDKTIAPVAIEQLSAYLVAPEWEKRHAALIALFYIVEGSSKVMINYLEQLVNMVLQPFQDPHPRVRWAAIRSIAWWSIEFFPDLQEKYHNHVLPALASAMDDFQNPRVQAHASVAVMKFCISKKPETLVPYLDGILNKLLVLLQTDNQMVQEAALDALGYIADFSKEHFQKYYDFVTPHLKALLVNANDKSNHIIRSKAMECISFVGIAVGKEKFRDDLHQAMEVLKSLQESRVKELDTIVYILQAWSRICQCVGKDFLPYMSTVMPFLVECAQLEPDKTVFTNGPYSSTQKVKLWDELICIKGSDLLYAKFVACSNLALYALSMKEDFYPWIPQAASIFAPLLKFYMHNNIRNNAARGKKG from the exons ATGCTGACTGATGCAATGAGCAACAGTGAAAATGTTTTAGCCCAGGACGTGCTGTCATTTTTTACTAAATTGGCGAAGAATGAGCCTAGGTTCTTAAGGACACAATTAGCAGATGTGGTGAACACTATGTTTGAGATAGCAGAGgctaagagtttgaaagaaccgACAAGGCACATGGCAGTTAGCTTTGTGTTAAAATTGCTCGAAGGGAaggagaaggcccttggcatgCTACAAAAATTGCCATGGTTTACTAACACTTTCCTTGAAATTCTATTTAATTTGTTACTGGATATTAAGGATGAACCTCATTGGCATACTGCGGAGACCAACAATGAGAATGCAGGGGTAACAAAAGGATACTATTTTGGTTGCAGTGGTTTGGAACAGTTGTCTAAAGCATTAGGTGACAAAACTATTGCTCCTGTTGCCATAGAGCAGCTGAGTGCTTACTTGGTTGCTCCTGAGTGGGAGAAACGCCACGCAGCTCTCATTGCACTTTTTTATATTGTTGAAGGAAGCTCAAAG GTGATGATCAACTACTTGGAGCAACTAGTGAATATGGTTCTGCAACCTTTCCAAGATCCTCATCCTCGAGTCAGATGGGCTGCTATTAGATCAATTGCCTGGTGGTCAATTGAATTCTTTCCAGATTTGCAAGAAAAATATCATAATCATGTATTGCCTGCATTAGCTTCAGCTATGGATGATTTTCAAAATCCTCGAGTTCAG GCACATGCATCAGTAGCTGTCATGAAATTCTGTATATCTAAAAAGCCTGAAACTTTGGTACCCTACTTAGATGGGATACTCAACAAACTGCTTGTACTTCTGCAG ACTGACAATCAAATGGTTCAGGAAGCAGCATTAGATGCATTGGGTTATATAGCTGATTTTTCTAAA GAGCACTTCCAAAAGTACTATGATTTTGTAACGCCGCATTTGAAAGCTCTGCTGGTAAATGCAAATGATAAGTCTAATCACATTATTCGAAGCAAAGCCATGGAATGCATAAGCTTTGTTGGGATTGCTGTTGGCAAAGAGAAATTCAGAGATGACTTGCATCAG GCTATGGAAGTGCTCAAGTCATTACAAGAATCACGGGTGAAAGAGCTTGATACTATTGTTTACATTCTACAG GCATGGTCCAGAATTTGCCAGTGCGTGGGGAAGGATTTTCTTCCTTACATGAGTACGGTCATGCCATTTTTGGTTGAATGTGCTCAACTTGAGCCCGATAAGACCGTATTCACTAATGGACCATATAGCAG TACACAGAAAGTCAAGCTTTGGGATGAATTAATATGCATCAAAGGAAGTGACCTCCTATATGCGAAATTTGTGGCCTGTAGTAACCTTGCTTTGTATGCTCTGAGCATGAAAGAAGACTTCTACCCATGGATACCCCAG GCTGCTTCAATTTTTGCTCCCCTTCTGAAATTCTATATGCACAATAACATCAGGAATAATGCTGCTCGTGGTAAAAAAGGATAA
- the LOC104233014 gene encoding uncharacterized protein isoform X2 yields MLTDAMSNSENVLAQDVLSFFTKLAKNEPRFLRTQLADVVNTMFEIAEAKSLKEPTRHMAVSFVLKLLEGKEKALGMLQKLPWFTNTFLEILFNLLLDIKDEPHWHTAETNNENAGVTKGYYFGCSGLEQLSKALGDKTIAPVAIEQLSAYLVAPEWEKRHAALIALFYIVEGSSKVMINYLEQLVNMVLQPFQDPHPRVRWAAIRSIAWWSIEFFPDLQEKYHNHVLPALASAMDDFQNPRVQAHASVAVMKFCISKKPETLVPYLDGILNKLLVLLQTDNQMVQEAALDALGYIADFSKEHFQKYYDFVTPHLKALLVNANDKSNHIIRSKAMECISFVGIAVGKEKFRDDLHQAMEVLKSLQESRVKELDTIVYILQAWSRICQCVGKDFLPYMSTVMPFLVECAQLEPDKTVFTNGPYSRKSSFGMN; encoded by the exons ATGCTGACTGATGCAATGAGCAACAGTGAAAATGTTTTAGCCCAGGACGTGCTGTCATTTTTTACTAAATTGGCGAAGAATGAGCCTAGGTTCTTAAGGACACAATTAGCAGATGTGGTGAACACTATGTTTGAGATAGCAGAGgctaagagtttgaaagaaccgACAAGGCACATGGCAGTTAGCTTTGTGTTAAAATTGCTCGAAGGGAaggagaaggcccttggcatgCTACAAAAATTGCCATGGTTTACTAACACTTTCCTTGAAATTCTATTTAATTTGTTACTGGATATTAAGGATGAACCTCATTGGCATACTGCGGAGACCAACAATGAGAATGCAGGGGTAACAAAAGGATACTATTTTGGTTGCAGTGGTTTGGAACAGTTGTCTAAAGCATTAGGTGACAAAACTATTGCTCCTGTTGCCATAGAGCAGCTGAGTGCTTACTTGGTTGCTCCTGAGTGGGAGAAACGCCACGCAGCTCTCATTGCACTTTTTTATATTGTTGAAGGAAGCTCAAAG GTGATGATCAACTACTTGGAGCAACTAGTGAATATGGTTCTGCAACCTTTCCAAGATCCTCATCCTCGAGTCAGATGGGCTGCTATTAGATCAATTGCCTGGTGGTCAATTGAATTCTTTCCAGATTTGCAAGAAAAATATCATAATCATGTATTGCCTGCATTAGCTTCAGCTATGGATGATTTTCAAAATCCTCGAGTTCAG GCACATGCATCAGTAGCTGTCATGAAATTCTGTATATCTAAAAAGCCTGAAACTTTGGTACCCTACTTAGATGGGATACTCAACAAACTGCTTGTACTTCTGCAG ACTGACAATCAAATGGTTCAGGAAGCAGCATTAGATGCATTGGGTTATATAGCTGATTTTTCTAAA GAGCACTTCCAAAAGTACTATGATTTTGTAACGCCGCATTTGAAAGCTCTGCTGGTAAATGCAAATGATAAGTCTAATCACATTATTCGAAGCAAAGCCATGGAATGCATAAGCTTTGTTGGGATTGCTGTTGGCAAAGAGAAATTCAGAGATGACTTGCATCAG GCTATGGAAGTGCTCAAGTCATTACAAGAATCACGGGTGAAAGAGCTTGATACTATTGTTTACATTCTACAG GCATGGTCCAGAATTTGCCAGTGCGTGGGGAAGGATTTTCTTCCTTACATGAGTACGGTCATGCCATTTTTGGTTGAATGTGCTCAACTTGAGCCCGATAAGACCGTATTCACTAATGGACCATATAGCAG AAAGTCAAGCTTTGGGATGAATTAA